A stretch of Bradyrhizobium sp. CCBAU 53338 DNA encodes these proteins:
- a CDS encoding cupin domain-containing protein yields the protein MSRALIEIGSCNVDLELRPIEPAWIIEGNPVSRSHILSTSSDGTSSTIIWSCTEGRFNWYYDFDETIMILEGSIVLESDGLPPKRYGVGDVIFFRDGAHAKWHVEGHVKKIAFCRKTNPAVIGFMVRVVNKLKRMFLSAGERRPATLMGAG from the coding sequence ATGTCGCGCGCGTTGATTGAAATCGGTAGTTGCAATGTGGATTTGGAGCTACGGCCTATCGAGCCGGCCTGGATCATCGAGGGTAACCCGGTCTCGCGCTCGCACATCCTCTCGACCAGTTCGGACGGCACCTCCTCGACCATCATCTGGTCCTGCACCGAAGGCCGCTTCAACTGGTACTATGATTTCGACGAGACGATCATGATCCTGGAAGGATCGATCGTGCTGGAGAGCGATGGGCTGCCGCCGAAGCGCTACGGCGTCGGCGACGTCATCTTCTTCCGCGACGGCGCGCATGCCAAATGGCATGTCGAAGGCCACGTCAAGAAGATCGCATTCTGCCGCAAGACCAACCCCGCCGTGATCGGCTTCATGGTCCGCGTCGTCAACAAGCTGAAGCGGATGTTCCTCTCGGCCGGCGAGCGCCGCCCCGCGACCCTCATGGGTGCCGGTTAG
- a CDS encoding BA14K family protein has protein sequence MLKSFRFVAGACVLAGLSAATLTAASAAPIGQPLAMAESAPGRIEQVRWYGHRGWGWGGGAFVGGLAAGAIIGGAVAAPYYYGSPYYYGPAYPPPPAGYAPPPEGDVQYCMQRYRSYNPNTGLYLGNDGRRHPCP, from the coding sequence ATGTTGAAATCGTTTCGCTTCGTTGCCGGCGCCTGCGTGCTGGCAGGCCTGTCGGCTGCGACATTGACCGCGGCATCGGCGGCGCCGATCGGACAGCCGCTCGCGATGGCAGAATCTGCGCCCGGCCGGATCGAGCAAGTGCGCTGGTATGGACATCGCGGCTGGGGCTGGGGCGGCGGCGCGTTCGTCGGCGGGCTTGCGGCCGGCGCGATCATCGGCGGCGCGGTCGCGGCGCCCTATTACTACGGTTCACCTTATTACTATGGGCCGGCCTATCCGCCGCCACCCGCCGGCTACGCACCGCCACCGGAAGGAGACGTCCAATACTGCATGCAACGCTACAGGTCCTACAACCCGAACACGGGTCTGTATCTCGGCAACGACGGCCGGCGCCATCCCTGCCCTTGA
- the pcaB gene encoding 3-carboxy-cis,cis-muconate cycloisomerase, protein MPAFPASTTVLDSMLFRDAFGTPAMREVFSDVALVGRYAEVEVALARAEARCGVIPQSAADQIAARTDVAALDFDLLRQETDIVGYPILPLVHQMVKQCGEAGRYVHWGATTQDIMDTAVVLQLRAGLEIVERDIAELRKILADLSRRHRDTPMAGRTHLQQALPVTFGYKTAIWLAMFDRHAERLAQLKPRVLVGQFAGAAGTLASLGDKGFEVQEALCAELELGVPASTWHVARDGFAEAVNFLALVTGSLGKIALDIMIMASTEFAEVYEPFVKGRGASSTMPQKRNPISSELMLAASKAVRQQAGLMLDAMVQDFERATGPWHAEWMAIPESFVLTAGALHQAKFALAGLIVDETKMNDNLALSRGLIVAEAVMMGLAPQIGRQEAHDVVYDACRLANEKGLTLADALSSDARVSSRIDRATIEALTSPKNYLGLAPAMVDRVLKSATR, encoded by the coding sequence ATGCCCGCTTTTCCTGCCTCGACCACCGTGCTCGACTCCATGCTGTTCCGCGATGCCTTCGGCACGCCCGCGATGCGCGAGGTGTTTTCCGATGTCGCGCTGGTCGGGCGCTATGCCGAGGTCGAGGTGGCGCTGGCCAGGGCGGAGGCGCGATGCGGCGTGATCCCGCAGTCGGCCGCGGACCAGATCGCGGCGCGGACCGACGTCGCCGCGCTCGACTTCGATCTCCTGCGGCAGGAGACCGACATCGTCGGCTATCCGATCCTCCCTTTGGTGCATCAGATGGTGAAGCAGTGCGGCGAGGCCGGCCGCTACGTGCATTGGGGCGCGACCACGCAGGACATCATGGACACCGCCGTGGTTCTGCAACTGCGTGCGGGGCTGGAGATCGTCGAACGCGACATCGCCGAGCTGCGCAAGATCCTCGCCGACCTCTCGCGGCGCCATCGCGACACGCCGATGGCCGGCCGCACCCATCTCCAGCAGGCGCTGCCGGTGACCTTCGGCTACAAGACCGCGATCTGGCTCGCGATGTTCGATCGTCACGCCGAGCGTCTCGCTCAACTGAAGCCGCGCGTCCTGGTCGGGCAGTTCGCGGGCGCCGCCGGCACGCTGGCCTCGCTGGGCGACAAGGGGTTCGAGGTGCAGGAGGCGCTCTGCGCCGAGCTCGAGCTCGGCGTTCCCGCCTCGACCTGGCACGTCGCGCGCGACGGATTCGCGGAAGCGGTGAATTTCCTCGCACTCGTCACCGGCTCGCTCGGCAAGATCGCGCTCGACATCATGATCATGGCCTCGACCGAATTCGCCGAGGTCTACGAGCCATTCGTCAAGGGGCGCGGCGCCTCCTCGACCATGCCGCAGAAGCGCAATCCGATCTCTTCGGAACTGATGCTCGCGGCTAGCAAGGCGGTGCGCCAGCAGGCCGGCCTGATGCTGGATGCCATGGTGCAGGATTTCGAGCGCGCCACCGGTCCGTGGCACGCCGAATGGATGGCGATCCCGGAAAGCTTCGTGCTGACCGCAGGCGCGCTGCACCAGGCGAAGTTCGCGCTCGCCGGGCTCATCGTGGACGAGACGAAGATGAACGACAACCTCGCCCTTAGTCGCGGCCTGATCGTGGCCGAAGCGGTCATGATGGGACTGGCGCCGCAGATCGGGAGGCAGGAGGCGCACGATGTGGTCTACGATGCCTGCCGGCTCGCCAACGAGAAGGGCCTGACGCTCGCGGACGCGCTCTCGTCCGACGCCCGCGTCTCGAGCCGGATCGATCGTGCTACGATCGAGGCGCTCACTTCACCGAAAAATTACCTTGGTCTTGCTCCTGCCATGGTCGACCGGGTGCTGAAATCGGCAACGCGTTGA
- a CDS encoding branched-chain amino acid ABC transporter permease, protein MLDFVQQLVSGIALGCVYGLIALGFVLVYKATEVVNFAQGDLMMLGGFFAFTFIGMMGLNYWVGFAGAVAAMALFGMLAERIVVRPILGYPQFSIIMATIGLGYFLRSVAGMIWGTDDFKIETPFSQGVLRIGSLVLAHDKLSVIAATIILCTLLWLFFNKTTLGTAMRASSENMLAAYYMGIPVKRVVSIVWAISAAVATCAGVLLAPITFIHSNVGLVLGLKAFPAAVLGGFGSIPGAVVGGVLIGVIESMAGFYLPEGWKDVAPYVVLLAVLLLKPEGLFGLHARKKV, encoded by the coding sequence ATGCTGGATTTCGTTCAGCAGCTGGTCAGCGGCATTGCGCTCGGCTGCGTCTACGGCCTGATCGCGCTCGGCTTCGTGCTCGTCTACAAGGCCACCGAGGTCGTCAACTTCGCCCAGGGCGATCTGATGATGCTGGGCGGCTTCTTCGCCTTCACCTTCATCGGCATGATGGGCCTGAACTACTGGGTCGGCTTCGCCGGCGCCGTGGCGGCGATGGCGCTGTTCGGCATGCTCGCGGAGCGGATCGTGGTGCGGCCGATCCTCGGCTATCCGCAATTCTCCATCATCATGGCCACCATCGGCCTCGGCTATTTCCTGCGCTCGGTCGCCGGCATGATCTGGGGCACCGACGATTTCAAGATCGAGACGCCGTTCAGCCAGGGCGTGCTGCGCATCGGCTCGCTGGTGCTCGCGCATGACAAGCTGTCGGTGATCGCGGCAACGATCATCCTCTGCACGCTGCTCTGGCTGTTCTTCAACAAGACCACGCTCGGCACCGCGATGCGCGCCAGCTCCGAGAACATGCTGGCAGCCTACTACATGGGCATCCCGGTCAAGCGCGTCGTGTCGATCGTCTGGGCGATCAGCGCGGCGGTTGCGACCTGCGCCGGCGTGCTGCTGGCGCCGATAACCTTCATCCATTCCAACGTCGGGCTCGTGCTCGGGCTCAAGGCATTTCCGGCCGCAGTGCTCGGCGGCTTCGGCTCGATCCCCGGCGCGGTCGTCGGTGGCGTCCTGATCGGCGTGATCGAGAGCATGGCCGGGTTCTATCTGCCGGAGGGATGGAAGGACGTCGCGCCCTACGTCGTGCTGCTGGCCGTGCTGTTGCTCAAGCCCGAAGGCCTGTTCGGCCTTCATGCCCGCAAGAAGGTCTGA
- a CDS encoding ABC transporter ATP-binding protein: MSYFRAENLSLHFGGLKAVDAVSFAVERGEILSIIGPNGAGKSSIFNLISRIYRPTSGRIFFEDQDITEQPPYDIAKLGIARTFQNIELFENATVLSNLLVGRHRHSSTQLWQELLFLPSVRANEKVHRRRVEQVIEFLDLEAYRDKLISGLPYGVRKVIELARALCTEPKLILLDEPSSGLNVEETDDMSFWIRDMKSELGVTVLMVEHDMSLVNRVSDRVIALNYGRVLAMGSPTEVQQHPDVVAAYLGA, translated from the coding sequence ATGAGCTATTTCCGCGCCGAAAACCTGTCGCTGCATTTCGGGGGCCTGAAGGCCGTCGACGCAGTGTCCTTCGCGGTCGAGAGGGGCGAGATCCTCTCGATCATCGGGCCCAACGGCGCCGGCAAGAGCTCTATCTTCAACCTGATCTCGCGCATCTACCGGCCGACCTCGGGCCGCATCTTCTTCGAGGACCAGGACATCACCGAACAGCCGCCCTACGACATCGCCAAGCTCGGCATCGCCCGCACCTTCCAGAACATCGAGCTGTTCGAGAATGCGACCGTGCTGTCGAACCTCCTGGTCGGACGCCACCGCCATTCCTCCACGCAGCTCTGGCAGGAATTGCTATTCCTGCCGAGCGTGCGCGCCAATGAGAAGGTGCACCGCCGCCGGGTCGAGCAGGTGATCGAGTTCCTCGACCTCGAGGCCTATCGCGACAAGCTGATCTCGGGCCTGCCTTACGGTGTCCGCAAGGTGATCGAGCTTGCGCGCGCGTTGTGCACGGAGCCGAAGCTGATTCTGCTCGACGAGCCGTCCTCCGGCCTCAATGTCGAGGAGACCGACGACATGTCGTTCTGGATCCGCGACATGAAGAGCGAGCTCGGCGTCACCGTGCTGATGGTCGAGCACGACATGTCGTTGGTCAACCGCGTCTCCGATCGGGTGATCGCGCTGAACTACGGCCGCGTGCTGGCGATGGGCTCGCCCACCGAAGTCCAGCAGCACCCCGACGTCGTCGCTGCGTATCTGGGAGCGTGA
- a CDS encoding amidohydrolase: MAASGLPANTSGLFVEPREDWLAQYQEEIIDPLRPIVDPHHHLWNRGHRYLIEEMAADIASGHNIIATVYVDCRSMYRAHGPEAFRPVGEVEFANGVAAMSASGGYGKAAICAGIVSHANLLLGDAAKPVLEAEIAAGNGRFRGIRHSSAWDQDPVVAGMYANRPKGLLQDPTFRKGFACLAPLGLSFDAWLFHPQIGELAELAHAFPDTRIVLDHCGGPAGVGRFAGRREEVFPQWRAAIREIARCENVVVKLGGLAMCLLGYDFHLRERPPSSEELAAAWKPYVETCIEAFGPKRAMFESNFPPDKGQCSYQVIFNAFKRIAAPLSEAEQTALFSQTATDFYRLELPS, translated from the coding sequence ATGGCTGCAAGCGGTCTGCCTGCCAACACCAGCGGACTCTTCGTCGAACCGCGCGAGGACTGGCTCGCGCAATATCAGGAAGAGATCATCGATCCCCTCAGGCCGATCGTCGATCCGCATCATCATCTCTGGAATCGCGGACATCGCTATCTGATCGAGGAGATGGCTGCCGATATCGCCTCCGGCCACAACATCATCGCCACCGTCTATGTCGATTGCCGCTCGATGTACCGTGCGCACGGGCCCGAAGCGTTCCGGCCCGTGGGTGAGGTCGAGTTCGCCAACGGCGTCGCCGCGATGAGCGCGAGCGGCGGCTACGGCAAGGCCGCGATCTGCGCCGGCATCGTCAGCCACGCCAATCTGCTGCTGGGCGATGCCGCAAAGCCGGTGCTCGAGGCGGAGATCGCCGCCGGCAACGGTCGCTTCCGCGGCATCAGGCATTCCTCCGCCTGGGACCAGGACCCCGTCGTCGCCGGCATGTACGCGAACCGGCCGAAGGGCTTGCTGCAGGACCCGACCTTCCGCAAGGGCTTTGCCTGCCTCGCGCCGCTCGGCCTCAGCTTCGATGCCTGGCTGTTTCATCCGCAGATCGGCGAACTCGCTGAACTGGCGCACGCCTTCCCCGACACCAGGATCGTGCTCGACCATTGCGGCGGGCCGGCCGGCGTGGGCCGCTTTGCCGGGCGGCGCGAAGAGGTATTCCCGCAGTGGCGCGCCGCGATCCGGGAGATCGCTCGTTGCGAGAACGTGGTGGTGAAGCTCGGCGGGCTCGCAATGTGCCTGCTCGGCTACGACTTCCACCTGCGCGAGAGGCCACCGTCGTCCGAGGAACTCGCCGCCGCGTGGAAGCCTTATGTCGAGACCTGCATCGAGGCCTTCGGGCCGAAGCGGGCGATGTTCGAAAGCAACTTCCCGCCGGACAAGGGCCAGTGCAGCTACCAGGTGATCTTCAACGCGTTCAAGCGCATCGCGGCACCCTTGAGCGAGGCCGAGCAGACGGCGCTGTTCTCGCAGACCGCGACCGACTTCTACCGGCTCGAATTGCCGTCATGA
- a CDS encoding ABC transporter ATP-binding protein has translation MKPDSSALEVRGLTKRFDRLAVDSLDLTIHAGEFYALVGPNGAGKTTTLRMVAGLLRPDDGGVSIFGVDALAHPVAAKQVMAWVSDEPMIYDKLTPLEYLEFVAGLWGIAPSASKPVAEELLTSLGLEPHRHERCEGFSKGMRQKVALAGALVHDPRLIILDEPLTGLDAVSARHVKGLLGERVRAGCTVIMTTHILEVAERMADRIGVIAAGRLVAEGTLTELRQQNGHADTSLEDLFIALVTLQEAA, from the coding sequence ATGAAGCCGGACAGCTCGGCACTGGAAGTCCGAGGGTTAACGAAGCGTTTTGACCGTTTGGCGGTCGACAGCCTCGATCTCACCATTCATGCCGGCGAATTCTATGCGCTGGTCGGCCCCAACGGCGCCGGCAAGACCACCACTTTGCGCATGGTTGCGGGCCTGCTCAGGCCCGACGATGGCGGTGTCTCGATCTTCGGCGTCGATGCGCTCGCTCATCCGGTCGCCGCCAAGCAAGTCATGGCATGGGTCTCCGACGAGCCCATGATCTATGACAAGCTCACCCCACTCGAATATCTCGAATTCGTCGCCGGCCTCTGGGGCATCGCGCCCTCGGCCTCGAAGCCGGTCGCCGAGGAGCTCCTGACTTCGCTCGGGCTCGAGCCGCACCGGCACGAACGCTGCGAAGGTTTTTCCAAGGGCATGCGTCAGAAGGTGGCTCTTGCCGGCGCGCTGGTGCACGATCCCCGTCTCATCATTCTCGACGAGCCGCTGACGGGCCTCGATGCCGTCTCCGCCCGCCACGTGAAGGGATTGCTCGGCGAGCGGGTCCGCGCCGGTTGCACCGTCATCATGACGACGCATATTCTCGAGGTGGCCGAGCGGATGGCCGATCGCATCGGCGTTATCGCCGCGGGCCGCCTCGTTGCCGAAGGCACGCTGACGGAGCTGCGTCAGCAGAACGGCCATGCCGACACCAGCCTGGAGGATCTCTTCATCGCCCTGGTGACGCTCCAGGAAGCCGCATGA
- a CDS encoding permease, translating into MSSATALSWFARHELRLAWREWFAMMTGGRRRRARAAMIGLVFFAALLHVPAWAVIGRFANLQLPLDKSSLIVISATIFLAWTLMLSQAIESVTRVFYARADLDLIMSSPATLANLFSVRIAAIALTVTAMALLFSTPFIDVLVIGGGARWLAAFGVVVAMGLSAAAIAIAVTILLFRLIGPARTRFVAQILAAIIGAGFVIALQVAAIISYGTLSRFTILTSGTLAAHAPDIDSIWWWPARATMGDSEALLSLLALGLVLLGCVMAIFSGRFADTAIDAAAYGTSNRKRAKERPFRGGSRQQALRRKEFMLLWRDPWLISQTLMQLLYLVPPALLLWRSFGDSSAALTLISPVIVMAAGQLAGGLAWLTISGEDAPDLVATAPLTPTSVIRAKIEVVLIAIAAIFSPLVAALVFASPFQAAITAAMIIASAACATAIQLWFRVQARRSQFRRRQTSSRLATFAEAFSSIGWAATSALLLTLPTAGIVSGLITAGLVAMTWKFSPRRD; encoded by the coding sequence ATGAGCTCGGCGACCGCCCTTTCGTGGTTTGCCCGTCACGAGCTCCGCCTCGCCTGGCGCGAATGGTTCGCCATGATGACGGGCGGCCGGCGCCGGCGCGCGCGCGCCGCTATGATCGGCCTCGTCTTCTTCGCCGCGCTGCTGCACGTGCCGGCCTGGGCGGTGATCGGCCGCTTCGCCAATCTGCAACTGCCGCTCGACAAATCGTCGCTGATCGTGATCTCGGCGACGATCTTCCTCGCCTGGACCTTGATGCTGTCGCAGGCGATCGAATCCGTGACGCGGGTGTTTTACGCCCGCGCCGATCTCGACCTGATCATGTCCTCGCCGGCGACGCTGGCGAACCTGTTCTCGGTCCGCATCGCCGCAATCGCGCTCACCGTCACGGCGATGGCGCTGTTGTTCTCGACGCCCTTCATCGACGTGCTCGTCATCGGCGGCGGCGCGCGGTGGCTTGCCGCATTCGGCGTGGTCGTCGCGATGGGCCTGTCGGCCGCGGCCATCGCCATTGCCGTCACCATTCTCCTGTTCCGCCTGATCGGCCCGGCGCGGACGCGCTTCGTTGCCCAGATCCTGGCTGCGATCATCGGCGCCGGTTTCGTGATCGCGCTCCAGGTCGCAGCGATCATATCCTACGGCACGCTGTCGCGCTTCACCATCCTGACGTCGGGCACTCTCGCCGCCCACGCGCCCGACATCGACAGCATCTGGTGGTGGCCGGCACGTGCGACCATGGGCGACAGCGAGGCGCTGCTGTCGCTCCTCGCGCTCGGGTTGGTGCTGCTGGGATGCGTCATGGCGATCTTCTCGGGCCGTTTCGCCGACACCGCGATCGACGCCGCCGCCTATGGCACGTCCAACCGCAAGCGCGCGAAGGAACGTCCATTCCGTGGCGGATCGCGGCAGCAGGCGCTGCGGCGCAAGGAATTCATGCTGCTCTGGCGCGATCCCTGGCTGATCTCGCAGACATTGATGCAACTGCTCTATCTGGTGCCGCCGGCCCTGCTGCTCTGGCGCAGCTTTGGCGACAGTTCCGCGGCGCTGACTCTCATCTCGCCTGTCATCGTGATGGCGGCAGGGCAACTCGCCGGCGGGCTCGCCTGGCTGACGATATCAGGCGAAGACGCGCCCGATCTGGTCGCGACCGCGCCACTCACACCCACGAGCGTCATCCGCGCCAAGATCGAGGTGGTGCTGATCGCGATCGCCGCGATCTTCAGCCCGCTGGTTGCTGCACTGGTATTCGCCTCGCCTTTCCAGGCTGCGATCACGGCGGCCATGATCATCGCCAGCGCAGCCTGCGCCACCGCGATCCAGCTCTGGTTCCGCGTCCAGGCCCGGCGCAGCCAATTCCGCCGTCGCCAGACCTCGTCGCGGCTTGCCACCTTCGCCGAAGCCTTCTCCTCGATCGGCTGGGCCGCTACCTCCGCGCTGCTGCTCACGCTGCCGACCGCAGGCATCGTCAGCGGCCTGATCACCGCGGGCCTGGTCGCGATGACCTGGAAGTTCAGCCCGAGGCGCGACTAA
- a CDS encoding branched-chain amino acid ABC transporter permease, whose product MRFLFKTDYEDDIRLFPHSGYVVSYGLLLAVLLIAPYVLSSYLMSQLVFVCIYATVGVALLILTGFTGQASLGHAAFLAIGAYTAAYLQKYNVPFPVYFLAAGVLTGCIGALVGFPALRLQGIYLVIATISFAFIVEEILARWESVTNGNEGMRVKALTLLGVTVSRDSPTFYFVCLAVLVLTIVGTLNLLRSPTGRAFVAIRDSETAARSMGVNVALYKVKSFAISAAITGFAGVLFAHKLSFISPEMFTLQLSIEFIIVILIGGTFSLHGAVLGAIFIVMIDPFLTYLKDDMPGIIAGIAATFGAGTAAAENIQSKAAAFASLNGLKGAIYGIIIVLFVLFEPLGLYGRWLKIKLFFQLFPLYKRSTFKRQKIYVKSERNR is encoded by the coding sequence ATGCGCTTCCTGTTCAAGACCGACTATGAGGACGACATCAGGCTGTTTCCGCATTCGGGCTATGTCGTCTCCTACGGCCTGCTGCTCGCGGTGCTGCTGATCGCGCCCTACGTGCTTTCCAGCTATCTGATGAGCCAGCTCGTCTTCGTCTGCATCTACGCGACCGTGGGCGTGGCGCTGTTGATTTTGACGGGCTTTACCGGACAGGCTTCGCTCGGGCACGCCGCGTTCCTCGCGATCGGTGCCTACACGGCGGCCTACCTGCAGAAGTACAACGTACCGTTTCCGGTCTACTTCCTCGCCGCAGGCGTCCTGACCGGCTGCATCGGCGCGCTGGTCGGCTTTCCCGCGCTGCGGCTCCAGGGCATCTATCTCGTCATCGCCACCATCTCCTTCGCTTTCATCGTCGAGGAGATCCTGGCGCGCTGGGAGAGCGTCACCAACGGCAACGAGGGCATGCGGGTCAAGGCGCTGACGCTGCTCGGCGTGACGGTCTCGCGCGACAGCCCCACCTTCTATTTCGTCTGCCTGGCGGTGCTGGTGCTGACCATCGTCGGCACGCTCAACCTGTTGCGTTCGCCGACGGGGCGGGCCTTCGTTGCCATCCGGGACTCCGAGACCGCTGCACGCAGCATGGGCGTCAACGTCGCGCTCTACAAGGTGAAATCCTTCGCGATCTCGGCGGCGATCACCGGCTTTGCCGGCGTGCTGTTCGCGCACAAGCTCTCCTTCATCTCGCCGGAGATGTTCACGCTCCAGCTCTCGATCGAGTTCATCATCGTGATCCTGATCGGCGGCACATTCAGCCTGCACGGCGCGGTGCTGGGCGCGATCTTCATCGTGATGATCGATCCGTTCCTGACATACCTCAAGGACGACATGCCCGGAATCATCGCCGGCATCGCCGCGACCTTTGGAGCGGGCACGGCCGCGGCGGAGAATATCCAGTCGAAGGCCGCGGCCTTCGCCTCGCTCAACGGGCTGAAGGGTGCGATCTACGGCATCATCATCGTGCTGTTCGTGCTGTTCGAACCGCTCGGGCTCTACGGCCGCTGGCTCAAGATCAAACTCTTCTTCCAGCTGTTCCCGCTCTACAAGCGCTCGACCTTCAAGCGGCAGAAGATCTACGTGAAGTCGGAGCGGAACCGATGA
- a CDS encoding MBL fold metallo-hydrolase, which translates to MRRFISAAFALLGACLSPALAQQPSQRSECLAMANAAPRAMPVAFRQAATAAEVEITYAGHSTYFIDTPGGVRIATDYSGAYQVGRLPDVVTMNRAHSTHYSLNPDKRIPHVLHGWGEDGKPAIVSERIGDTFIRNVTTDIRRYFGDDSGADMIRDGNSIFIFEVAGLCIGHLGHLHHKLDDSHFAQIGRLDIVMVPIDGTYTMSLDGVSEITRRLRASVVLPMHRFATPLDEFMRRIGRQFEIDRRTERSLRISRDTLPTTPTVIILDGV; encoded by the coding sequence ATGCGGCGATTCATTTCGGCGGCATTTGCGCTGTTGGGCGCTTGTCTCTCTCCTGCCCTCGCCCAGCAGCCGTCTCAACGCAGCGAATGCCTGGCGATGGCGAACGCCGCGCCCCGCGCCATGCCGGTCGCCTTCCGGCAGGCGGCTACCGCGGCCGAGGTCGAGATCACCTATGCCGGCCACTCCACCTATTTCATCGACACGCCCGGCGGCGTGCGCATCGCGACCGATTACAGCGGCGCCTATCAGGTCGGCCGGCTGCCCGACGTCGTCACCATGAACCGGGCGCACAGCACCCACTATTCTCTCAATCCCGACAAGCGCATTCCCCATGTGCTGCACGGCTGGGGCGAGGACGGCAAGCCGGCCATCGTGTCGGAGCGCATCGGCGACACCTTCATCCGCAACGTCACCACCGACATCCGCCGCTATTTCGGTGACGATTCCGGCGCGGACATGATCCGTGACGGCAATTCGATCTTCATCTTCGAGGTGGCGGGCCTCTGCATCGGTCATCTCGGCCATCTCCACCACAAGCTCGACGACAGCCATTTCGCCCAGATCGGCCGGCTCGACATCGTGATGGTGCCGATCGACGGCACCTACACCATGTCGCTCGACGGTGTCTCCGAGATCACCAGGCGGCTGCGCGCCTCCGTGGTGCTGCCGATGCACCGCTTCGCGACCCCGCTCGACGAGTTCATGCGCCGCATTGGCCGGCAGTTCGAGATCGACCGCCGCACCGAGCGCTCCTTGCGGATCTCGCGAGACACGCTGCCGACGACGCCGACCGTGATCATCCTCGACGGCGTCTAA
- a CDS encoding aminopeptidase, giving the protein MTDQRNSATSIDPVKLDRLAEVAVKVGLGLRPGQDLLLTAPAIALPLVRRIAAHAYKAGAGIVTPILSDEEMTLARYRYGHDDSFDRAANWLYEGMAKAFSENTARLAIVGDNPMLLSNEDPSKVARASKANSMAYQPALEKIVNFDTNWNIIAYPSPSWAKQVFPDDSEEVAIGKLADAIFAASRVDREDAMANWASHNAVLRERTNWLNGQRFRALQYSGPGTDLTIGLADGHEWEGGASLSKNGISCNANIPTEEVFTTPHCRRVYGHVVSSKPLSYQGTLIDNIAVRFEDGKIVDAKASRGAEVLNKVLDTDEGARRLGEVALVPHSSPISQSGLLFYNTLFDENAASHIALGQCYSKCFINGAQLTPQQIAAQGGNQSLIHIDWMIGSAETDIDGILADGSKVPVFRKGEWAK; this is encoded by the coding sequence ATGACCGATCAACGCAATTCCGCCACGTCCATCGATCCCGTCAAGCTCGACCGGCTGGCCGAGGTGGCGGTGAAGGTGGGATTGGGCTTGCGGCCGGGACAGGATCTTCTCCTGACGGCACCGGCGATCGCGCTGCCGCTGGTGCGCCGGATCGCCGCGCACGCCTACAAGGCCGGTGCCGGTATCGTGACGCCGATCCTCTCCGACGAGGAGATGACGCTGGCGCGCTACCGCTACGGCCACGACGACAGTTTCGATCGCGCGGCCAACTGGCTCTACGAGGGCATGGCGAAGGCGTTCTCGGAGAATACCGCGCGCCTCGCCATCGTCGGCGACAATCCGATGCTGCTGTCGAACGAGGATCCGTCGAAAGTCGCGCGCGCCAGCAAGGCCAATTCCATGGCCTATCAGCCGGCGCTGGAAAAGATCGTCAATTTCGACACCAACTGGAACATCATCGCCTATCCGAGTCCGTCCTGGGCCAAGCAGGTCTTCCCGGACGATTCCGAAGAGGTTGCGATCGGCAAGCTCGCGGACGCGATCTTTGCGGCGTCCCGCGTCGACCGCGAGGATGCCATGGCCAATTGGGCGAGCCACAATGCGGTGCTGCGCGAGCGCACCAACTGGCTCAACGGCCAGCGATTCCGCGCGCTGCAATATTCGGGCCCCGGCACCGACCTCACCATCGGGCTGGCCGACGGCCATGAATGGGAAGGCGGCGCGTCGCTGTCCAAGAACGGCATCAGCTGCAACGCCAACATCCCGACCGAAGAGGTCTTCACCACGCCGCACTGCCGGCGGGTCTACGGCCATGTCGTGAGCTCGAAGCCGCTGTCCTACCAGGGCACGCTGATCGACAACATCGCGGTCCGTTTCGAGGACGGCAAGATCGTCGATGCCAAGGCCTCGCGCGGCGCGGAAGTGCTGAACAAGGTGCTCGACACCGACGAGGGCGCGCGGCGTCTCGGCGAGGTGGCGCTGGTGCCGCATTCCTCGCCGATCTCGCAGAGCGGGCTGTTGTTCTACAACACGCTGTTCGACGAGAACGCCGCGTCCCACATCGCGCTCGGCCAGTGCTATTCGAAGTGCTTCATCAACGGCGCACAGCTCACACCGCAGCAGATCGCAGCGCAAGGCGGCAACCAGAGCCTGATCCATATCGACTGGATGATCGGATCGGCCGAAACTGACATCGACGGCATTCTTGCCGACGGCAGCAAGGTACCGGTGTTCCGCAAGGGCGAGTGGGCGAAGTAA